From the Gemmatimonadota bacterium genome, the window CGAGTAGCGTTCCAGCGCCTCGTCGAAGATCTCGCCGGCGCTCTGCGCTGCCCCGGCGATCGGGAAAGCGATTCCCAGCAGCCCCGCCAAGGCGCCGGCGCGCGCGCGACGTCGAAGGGCGAGAAGGGCGGGCTTGCGCATGCTTTTCTCCTGGTTGGCGGGTCGTGGGAGGATGTTCACAGGTGCGTGGCACGAACGCAACGCGACGGCCACGGGCGACGCGTCCGGATAGCCTCCGGCAGGACGGTGCCCGGAGCGGCCAGGCCCCGGAATGGCCTTGTGTCGTGAGCCAAACGGGTCAACCAGAACGCTGTTCGAGGAGCCGGCGGCAGGGGTGGCACGGGCAGTGCACGGTTAGCGGGACGAGGCCCCGCGTCCGAGAGGAGTGAACCGATGAACCCTGCCCGCATTGCGCTGGACGGCGCGGTGGAGTACGCCTGCTGCCGGTGCGGCGAATGGATCCGCGAGCACCTCGCCATCTGGGCGAACGCGGCGGGCGTGGTCGGCCTGAGGGAAGGCCTACCACACTGCCCGCAGTGCCTGCCCATGCCCAGGCGGTCGAGCGCCCAGGCGGTGCACCGACCGACCGCCTAGCGCGGCACTCCCTCAACCGCAGCCGATCGGCGCGGTGCTGACGACCAGGTTGTCGAAGTAGCGGGACTGCGCCTGCGGAGCTCCGCCGTTCCAGTAGTTGTCCAGGGTAACGACATTGATGCCGAAGGCGTCGTAGCTTCCCACCCAGTTCAGCCCGGTCCTCTGCGCGTCGAGTTGCCCGTCTATCCACGCCTGGAACTCGCCGTTCGCGGCGCCCGCGTCGTTGAGCCTGACCCGCGCCTCGACGCAGTACCAGGGACCGACGTTCCGGTCGGCGAAGATCGGCTCGACTCCTGATTTCTGACCCAGCCAGCGCGCGCTTCCGGTGAGATCGCCTGCCGCGTCGGTGTAGGACACGGGGTCCAGGCTGATAACGTCCGGGGAGCCGTCGCCGGCCCACACAGGGGCCGCCATCGCCTGCACCCAGCCCTCTTCCGCGTGGAAGATGCGCGCCCGCGTCATCTTGAACCCGCCGCCGCCGCTCCAGTCGGCGTCGTAGCGTACGAAGAAGCGCCAGTAGATTTCACGATAGGTGGCCGTGCCCTCATCGACCGGAGTGAAGTAGCCCGACGGGGTGCGCCCGAAGGCGAGGTGGAGCCAACCAACGCTGACCTGCCCCGAGTTCCAGCTGGCCCTCATGCCCGCCGAGCCCTCGAGCCCGACGGCGGTGGTGCGGTCGAACGCGCCTTCTTTGCGCTCGTGCTCGAAATAGGCGGCGAGCCGGTTCTGCTCGA encodes:
- a CDS encoding Ig-like domain-containing protein — its product is MRKQISRLFLSATLVAALAACSDGGEDADAFAPAFARGQQGGDRTGVRSLVVSPETASLSAGESLALQVTITDRKGAVSPDRAAWTSTAQDVADVDGAGKVTAISAGSAAVVASWRNVADTAWITVTGGEDPPPPPPPASLVTECDAPAPEWIWCDDFEQNRLAAYFEHERKEGAFDRTTAVGLEGSAGMRASWNSGQVSVGWLHLAFGRTPSGYFTPVDEGTATYREIYWRFFVRYDADWSGGGGFKMTRARIFHAEEGWVQAMAAPVWAGDGSPDVISLDPVSYTDAAGDLTGSARWLGQKSGVEPIFADRNVGPWYCVEARVRLNDAGAANGEFQAWIDGQLDAQRTGLNWVGSYDAFGINVVTLDNYWNGGAPQAQSRYFDNLVVSTAPIGCG